One genomic region from Sulfurimonas sp. encodes:
- a CDS encoding AraC family transcriptional regulator, which yields MHKNTLQKNTKIANSIMYYIYTHIDVDIDINELSKNLNISKFHMHKVFKNIFGKNIYESIKSIRLQKAASLLLTNKYSTISEVANLCGYSSHSSFIKAFRNKFESSPKEWRNGAYKKYSNSILQDSNISTETSIDFSNIIATIVDMPEMKSYYIRNNSYINNVKETWQKLYTLILNNKVKKYQMIALLHENPTITDLNNYQYIACIKTDEKEDILTQRLPKFKISNGVYAKFDLQGKGEDILRFIQWVYHDWLVNSEYETTTKPSYIIYHKNNYLNNENLFDISYYISIKF from the coding sequence ATGCATAAAAATACACTGCAAAAAAACACTAAAATTGCTAATAGTATAATGTACTATATTTACACTCATATAGATGTAGATATTGATATAAATGAGTTAAGTAAAAATCTTAATATTAGTAAATTTCATATGCATAAAGTTTTTAAAAATATATTTGGAAAAAATATTTATGAGAGTATAAAATCTATAAGACTTCAAAAAGCAGCTAGTTTGCTTTTAACGAATAAATATTCAACTATTTCGGAAGTGGCAAACTTATGCGGATATAGTTCCCATTCTTCATTTATAAAAGCTTTTAGAAACAAGTTTGAATCTTCTCCAAAAGAGTGGAGAAATGGAGCATATAAAAAATACTCGAATTCAATCTTACAAGATTCTAATATATCTACAGAAACTAGTATTGATTTTTCAAATATTATAGCTACTATTGTTGATATGCCAGAAATGAAAAGTTATTATATACGAAATAATAGCTATATAAATAATGTTAAAGAGACTTGGCAGAAACTATATACGCTGATTTTAAACAATAAAGTAAAAAAGTATCAAATGATAGCTTTATTGCATGAAAATCCGACTATAACTGATTTAAATAACTATCAATATATAGCTTGTATCAAAACAGACGAAAAAGAAGATATATTAACACAACGATTACCCAAATTCAAAATATCAAATGGTGTATACGCAAAATTTGATTTACAAGGTAAGGGTGAAGATATACTAAGATTTATACAATGGGTATATCACGATTGGCTAGTTAATAGTGAGTATGAGACAACAACAAAGCCTTCATATATTATTTATCACAAGAATAATTATCTAAATAATGAAAATTTATTTGATATTAGTTATTATATATCAATTAAATTTTAA
- a CDS encoding cold-shock protein: MGTLVNGTIKWFNEDKGFGFIEQEDGGKDIFVHFRQVNNSSHGRVSLNEGQKVTFEIGEGEKGPQAENVTGL; encoded by the coding sequence ATGGGAACATTAGTAAATGGTACAATTAAATGGTTTAACGAAGATAAAGGTTTCGGATTTATCGAACAAGAAGATGGTGGAAAAGATATATTCGTACATTTCCGTCAAGTTAACAACTCAAGTCATGGACGCGTTTCACTAAATGAAGGTCAAAAAGTAACTTTCGAAATTGGTGAAGGCGAAAAAGGCCCTCAAGCAGAAAACGTTACAGGTCTGTAA